Proteins encoded by one window of Clostridium perfringens:
- a CDS encoding ComEC/Rec2 family competence protein yields the protein MFKKILAIISTVTVLSFAGCGAQKNNISKSSAESEYSGMSVTYLNVGQGDSELIQVNGINMLIDAGTNAGANDLVKDLKNRGIKTIDIAIATHPHEDHIGGMDEVLENFDVKSFYAPKVAHTTKTYENMLKAVKNEGLKIKQIKEGTKIDLGKDTEVQVYSPVKSQYEELNNYSPVMKISYGQNSFMFTGDAESLVEKEILNENKDLKADVLKLGHHGSHSSTSEEFLKAVDPSIAIVSCAKDNKYGHPHKETMSNLKKAGITVYETFRDGDITISSNGKKLDVKLHSENK from the coding sequence ATGTTTAAAAAAATATTAGCAATAATAAGTACAGTTACAGTTTTAAGCTTTGCAGGATGTGGAGCTCAGAAAAATAATATTAGTAAAAGTTCTGCAGAGAGTGAATATAGTGGAATGAGTGTTACATATTTAAATGTTGGACAAGGTGATAGTGAGTTAATTCAGGTAAATGGAATTAATATGTTAATTGATGCCGGAACTAATGCAGGAGCTAACGACTTAGTTAAAGATCTAAAAAATAGAGGCATAAAAACTATAGATATAGCCATAGCAACTCATCCTCATGAAGATCATATAGGGGGAATGGATGAAGTTTTAGAAAACTTTGATGTTAAATCTTTTTATGCGCCTAAGGTAGCACATACAACAAAAACTTATGAAAATATGTTAAAGGCAGTAAAAAATGAGGGATTAAAAATAAAGCAGATAAAAGAAGGAACAAAGATTGATTTAGGAAAGGATACAGAGGTTCAGGTTTATTCACCAGTTAAATCTCAGTATGAAGAACTAAATAACTATTCACCAGTAATGAAAATATCCTATGGACAAAATTCCTTTATGTTTACTGGAGATGCAGAAAGCTTAGTAGAAAAAGAAATTTTAAATGAAAATAAGGACTTAAAGGCTGATGTGCTTAAGTTAGGACACCATGGATCGCACTCATCAACTAGTGAGGAGTTTTTAAAAGCTGTTGATCCAAGCATAGCCATAGTTTCTTGCGCTAAAGACAATAAATATGGTCATCCTCATAAAGAGACTATGAGCAATCTTAAAAAAGCTGGCATAACAGTTTATGAAACTTTCAGAGATGGTGACATAACAATAAGTTCTAATGGTAAAAAGTTAGATGTAAAATTACATAGTGAAAATAAATAA
- a CDS encoding QueT transporter family protein, whose translation MTDKNIKRIVISALIAALYATLTIALAPISYLGVQFRISEIMVLLAFYKKDYIVGLTLGCFIANILGPNGTIDIVLGTFATFISVWGIYLTGKYIKGKKAIWIASIWPTIFNGIIIGWMLNYVYGLPLVLSMGQVALGEFVIITVIGVPVFNFINKKYFGKLNIIIR comes from the coding sequence ATGACAGATAAAAATATAAAAAGAATAGTTATATCAGCACTTATTGCAGCTTTATATGCAACCTTAACAATAGCTTTAGCACCTATAAGTTATTTAGGGGTACAATTTAGAATATCAGAAATTATGGTTCTTTTAGCCTTTTATAAAAAAGATTATATAGTAGGATTGACCCTAGGATGTTTCATAGCAAATATATTAGGGCCAAATGGTACTATTGATATTGTTTTAGGAACCTTTGCAACCTTTATAAGTGTTTGGGGAATTTATTTAACTGGTAAATATATAAAAGGAAAGAAAGCTATATGGATTGCTTCAATTTGGCCAACAATATTTAATGGTATTATAATAGGTTGGATGCTTAATTATGTTTATGGACTACCTTTAGTTTTATCAATGGGACAGGTTGCCTTAGGTGAGTTTGTTATAATAACAGTAATAGGAGTTCCTGTATTTAATTTTATAAATAAAAAATATTTTGGTAAATTAAATATTATAATAAGATAA